One region of Exiguobacterium acetylicum genomic DNA includes:
- a CDS encoding SDR family NAD(P)-dependent oxidoreductase: MNHVNQTVIITGAANGIGAELARTYAAHGANVVLADIDQMTGDELVQQIEEDGGTAYFYHLDIQHEKDVQLLIEKAIEHTGRIDIVINNAGIMIRKPLLELSLEEWDRVHHTNLRSIFLTTKAATPYLKQSKSGGRIVNLASTRAFMSEPHTESYASTKGGIFALTHALAVSLGEDGILVNAIAPGWIETGDYQELSPEDHSQHPAGRVGKPSDVARAALYLTHPDNDFLTGETLVLDGGMTRKMIYEE; the protein is encoded by the coding sequence ATGAATCATGTTAATCAAACCGTCATCATTACGGGAGCCGCGAATGGAATTGGTGCAGAACTCGCCCGCACCTACGCTGCGCATGGCGCAAATGTCGTTCTTGCTGACATCGATCAGATGACAGGAGACGAACTGGTCCAACAAATCGAAGAAGATGGAGGGACGGCTTACTTCTATCACCTCGATATCCAACACGAAAAAGACGTTCAACTGTTGATTGAGAAAGCGATTGAACATACTGGTCGCATCGACATCGTCATCAATAACGCCGGTATCATGATTCGAAAACCCTTACTCGAATTGTCACTTGAGGAATGGGATCGGGTTCATCATACGAACCTGCGTAGTATCTTTTTAACGACTAAGGCCGCTACACCTTATTTGAAACAAAGTAAAAGTGGTGGTCGGATCGTCAACCTGGCTTCGACACGCGCCTTCATGTCGGAACCGCATACAGAATCTTATGCATCGACGAAAGGTGGCATTTTTGCACTGACCCATGCACTTGCTGTCTCACTCGGGGAAGACGGAATTCTCGTCAACGCGATTGCTCCGGGTTGGATCGAAACCGGTGACTATCAAGAATTATCACCTGAAGACCACAGTCAGCATCCAGCTGGTCGCGTCGGAAAACCAAGTGATGTCGCACGTGCAGCTCTTTATCTAACGCATCCAGATAACGACTTCTTGACGGGCGAAACATTGGTCCTAGACGGTGGGATGACACGAAAGATGATTTATGAAGAATGA
- the deoC gene encoding deoxyribose-phosphate aldolase — protein sequence MNLAGMIDHTALKPETSRAQIETLCKEALEYKFASVCVNPTYVALAAELLKSDDDVKVCTVIGFPLGANTPEVKAFETKDAIQNGATEIDMVLNIGALKDGDLELVERDIRAVVEAANGTLVKVIFENCLLTKEEIKTAAELSVKAGANFVKTSTGFSTGGATVEDIRLMRETVGPDIGVKASGGVRDFEGAKAMIDAGASRIGASAGIAIVTGGTSDSDY from the coding sequence ATGAATTTAGCAGGAATGATCGACCATACGGCACTGAAGCCAGAAACATCACGTGCTCAGATCGAAACACTCTGTAAAGAAGCATTAGAATACAAATTTGCAAGCGTCTGTGTTAACCCAACATACGTCGCGTTAGCAGCAGAACTCTTAAAATCAGATGATGACGTCAAAGTATGTACAGTCATCGGCTTCCCACTTGGAGCAAACACACCAGAAGTGAAAGCTTTCGAAACAAAAGATGCGATCCAAAACGGTGCAACAGAAATCGATATGGTTCTCAATATCGGTGCATTAAAAGATGGCGACCTTGAGTTAGTAGAACGTGACATTCGTGCGGTTGTCGAAGCGGCAAACGGTACACTCGTTAAAGTCATCTTCGAAAACTGCCTTCTTACAAAAGAAGAAATCAAAACAGCTGCTGAACTTTCAGTTAAAGCAGGTGCTAACTTCGTGAAAACATCGACTGGTTTCTCAACAGGTGGTGCAACTGTCGAAGACATCCGTCTCATGCGTGAGACAGTTGGTCCTGACATCGGTGTTAAAGCATCTGGTGGCGTTCGTGACTTCGAAGGTGCAAAAGCAATGATCGATGCAGGTGCATCACGCATTGGTGCATCAGCAGGAATCGCAATCGTTACAGGTGGTACATCTGATAGCGATTACTAA
- a CDS encoding YkvA family protein: protein MKFSNQQLEKQQNQYAEDAKDYIDRPKKTNSLLQRATAKVNGNSRLSVVFSPLTLFVDMIRAYQSGEYRNIRRTTILKVIGALIYLVSPIDLVPDFVLGFGFADDIAVILFVTKTVFEELTRFSDWQDEQQKRRTQPVQSEDAY, encoded by the coding sequence ATGAAATTCTCGAATCAACAATTAGAAAAACAACAAAATCAATATGCCGAAGATGCAAAAGATTATATCGATCGCCCGAAAAAGACGAACTCGCTGTTACAACGAGCAACTGCAAAGGTAAACGGTAACTCTCGTTTGTCCGTCGTCTTCTCACCGTTGACGTTGTTCGTCGATATGATTCGCGCGTATCAGTCAGGTGAATATCGCAACATTCGTCGTACGACGATCTTAAAAGTAATCGGAGCGTTGATTTACCTCGTGTCACCGATTGACCTCGTACCTGATTTCGTACTCGGATTTGGTTTCGCAGACGATATCGCGGTCATCCTTTTCGTCACGAAAACAGTCTTTGAAGAATTGACACGTTTCAGTGACTGGCAAGATGAACAACAAAAGCGCCGTACGCAACCAGTACAAAGTGAGGATGCGTATTAA
- the rarD gene encoding EamA family transporter RarD → MTVDKRGMSATFVAYVIGGLLPIYKVFAAGIPAWTVVSIRILSAFIFVTLLLRLTKKFQFVRQLWQNKRQRYTVLAAGLVLGGNWSLYLYAIGEGYIVESSLGYYINPLVSVLFGLIFFKERLTRPQVIAILSAIIGVMILTLGYGQFPIIAFSLAVSFAFYGVLKKKAAAEPLSGLFLETLVTLPFALLTLGVTDSQPLAMPTSALIAIIMLGIATAVQLMLFGYGMPKIPFVYVGILQYIAPTLTLLLGIYLFNDVFTTIHFIAFLFIWIAVALFTISGLSAGKMRMKKVS, encoded by the coding sequence ATGACCGTGGATAAACGGGGTATGAGTGCGACATTCGTCGCCTACGTGATTGGTGGACTGTTGCCGATCTACAAAGTATTTGCTGCTGGTATTCCAGCATGGACGGTCGTTTCGATTCGGATTTTGAGTGCGTTCATTTTCGTGACACTGTTGTTACGCCTGACGAAGAAATTCCAATTCGTTCGTCAATTATGGCAAAACAAACGTCAGCGCTATACCGTGCTTGCGGCAGGGCTTGTATTAGGTGGGAACTGGTCGCTCTATCTGTACGCCATCGGGGAAGGGTATATCGTTGAGTCGTCACTCGGGTATTACATCAATCCGCTCGTCAGCGTCTTGTTCGGTTTGATCTTTTTTAAGGAACGATTGACGCGTCCGCAAGTGATTGCGATTTTATCAGCAATCATCGGTGTGATGATTTTAACGCTCGGTTATGGTCAATTTCCGATTATCGCCTTTTCACTTGCCGTCTCGTTCGCATTTTACGGTGTGCTGAAGAAAAAGGCAGCAGCCGAACCATTATCCGGATTATTTTTAGAGACACTGGTCACCCTTCCGTTCGCTCTCTTGACGCTTGGTGTGACAGATAGTCAACCGCTTGCGATGCCGACGAGTGCATTGATTGCGATCATCATGCTCGGGATCGCAACAGCAGTCCAATTGATGTTATTCGGATACGGAATGCCGAAAATTCCGTTTGTCTACGTCGGGATTCTGCAATACATTGCCCCGACGCTGACGCTGCTCCTTGGAATTTATCTATTTAATGACGTCTTTACGACGATTCACTTCATCGCTTTCCTGTTCATTTGGATTGCCGTTGCTTTATTTACGATCAGCGGTTTATCGGCAGGGAAAATGCGAATGAAGAAGGTATCATAA
- a CDS encoding murein hydrolase activator EnvC family protein, whose amino-acid sequence MKRPFGKSLGLSLMTLTLLASPLMTTTPVDAASSYKEKQQQNQQQQSKQREVLSQKNNQLSKAQQQVYALDQQINGLTLQVVENQKKIDENTKQIARLEDKIEKLQKKIKKQEKMLGDRLAVRQSKADNAPLLEAVFGAKDVGDMISRFNAFNTIAESDASLLKDYESNKKELATAKEELKQTRQDLIEDRNVLKKKQRELKQEKQKRTALLKRLTSQKKKIESNILSLKEASAQLKAQEAAEKAAARAAKAAAAKAAKQSAAPASVSKASTKVISKAKGKFIKPAQGSVSQGMGAASGSNGYAYHNGTDFAGPLNSPIVASASGTVILASSGGPYGNHVYISHNIDGKTYTTVYAHMNALNVKQGQQVKQGQQIGVLGSTGNSTGPHLHFEIHDGGYQYDANGRTNELDPESFF is encoded by the coding sequence ATGAAACGACCTTTCGGAAAGTCACTCGGGCTATCGCTCATGACACTCACTTTACTCGCAAGTCCGCTCATGACGACAACTCCCGTCGACGCGGCAAGTTCATATAAAGAAAAGCAACAACAAAACCAGCAACAACAATCGAAGCAACGCGAGGTGTTGTCTCAAAAAAATAATCAATTATCTAAAGCACAGCAACAAGTCTACGCCCTGGATCAACAGATTAACGGGCTGACATTACAAGTCGTCGAGAATCAAAAGAAAATCGACGAAAACACGAAACAGATTGCTCGATTAGAAGATAAGATTGAGAAGTTGCAAAAGAAAATCAAGAAGCAAGAAAAAATGCTCGGTGATCGTCTGGCGGTTCGTCAGTCTAAAGCCGATAATGCCCCGCTACTTGAAGCCGTCTTCGGTGCAAAAGATGTCGGTGATATGATTAGCCGTTTCAATGCCTTCAATACGATTGCGGAAAGCGATGCTTCTTTATTAAAAGATTACGAATCAAACAAAAAAGAACTGGCAACTGCGAAAGAAGAGCTGAAGCAGACACGCCAAGACTTGATTGAAGATCGTAATGTTTTAAAAAAGAAACAACGTGAACTAAAACAAGAAAAACAAAAGCGCACAGCACTGTTGAAACGCTTGACGTCACAAAAGAAAAAAATCGAATCCAACATCCTCAGCCTGAAAGAGGCATCGGCCCAACTGAAGGCACAGGAAGCAGCTGAAAAAGCAGCAGCACGAGCAGCAAAGGCAGCTGCCGCAAAAGCTGCGAAACAATCGGCAGCACCAGCATCTGTTAGCAAAGCTAGTACGAAAGTCATCTCAAAAGCAAAAGGTAAATTCATCAAACCTGCTCAAGGTTCTGTTTCGCAAGGAATGGGTGCAGCAAGCGGAAGTAATGGTTATGCGTACCACAATGGAACCGACTTCGCTGGTCCACTCAACTCGCCAATCGTTGCATCTGCAAGCGGGACAGTCATCTTAGCAAGTTCAGGCGGTCCTTACGGCAACCACGTCTATATCTCTCATAATATCGACGGGAAAACATATACGACCGTGTATGCCCATATGAATGCCTTAAACGTTAAACAGGGACAACAAGTCAAACAAGGACAGCAAATCGGTGTTCTCGGAAGCACCGGTAACTCGACTGGTCCACACTTGCATTTTGAAATCCACGATGGTGGATACCAGTATGATGCGAATGGACGGACGAATGAGCTCGATCCAGAAAGCTTCTTCTAA
- a CDS encoding methyl-accepting chemotaxis protein — MTLRKRFLLSTLVTILSVVILMGWTLFQLRQIQSYNEDYGKQLVEISELETKLLYEQAAWNRLASQPSESQAEQVQALSKKNEQALNELQKTYLIPAFQEELNRADMKYKTLAVKRTELTDAMNPIEIRSHAARIEGVLSDLYTLHTKNGEFYDVLQREAKDETLNLTRTVLIATFVLLIGLALYNWYFARSITRPISRVVRTAEQISDGDLSQELVVSGRKDEIGRLETAVAQMQGTLHEVIGTISRSSNTIRQMSTEATTENANIVEVSGNMTHAINEMASGTQTVSDDIQTTVSTMSDMQQLFEESEQRAQTAYAEGQAADHVMVQSSSVMEQQARSLRASTEQNRELGQKLEGFLEQTQQIEQMAQLVAGVSAQTNLLSLNAAIEAARAGEAGRGFAVVASEVKKLADETNEATRSIFSLVRSIRQDGAVLQEALVQAEREQTNQVENFTHVQQAFSETRQKVANVTETLDYVTKQLVHSKQQARHVVGQVSTVSGVMEELAAGNEEIAASMRDQQASFEQIHQLMQELESTTTSLDSQTHQFKI; from the coding sequence ATGACGTTACGGAAACGATTTTTACTCTCCACGTTAGTGACGATTTTGAGTGTCGTCATCTTGATGGGATGGACCTTGTTCCAACTCCGTCAAATTCAGTCCTATAACGAAGATTACGGGAAACAGCTCGTTGAAATCTCAGAGCTTGAAACGAAGCTCTTATATGAACAGGCAGCATGGAACCGACTGGCAAGCCAACCGTCTGAAAGTCAGGCGGAGCAAGTCCAGGCACTTAGCAAAAAGAACGAACAGGCATTAAACGAGTTACAAAAGACGTATTTGATTCCAGCATTTCAAGAAGAGTTGAACCGGGCGGATATGAAATATAAGACGCTTGCTGTGAAACGGACGGAACTGACGGACGCGATGAATCCGATTGAGATTCGCTCCCATGCCGCACGAATCGAAGGTGTCCTCAGTGATCTCTACACGTTACATACGAAAAATGGAGAGTTTTATGATGTCTTACAACGTGAAGCGAAAGACGAGACATTGAATTTGACACGGACCGTATTGATTGCGACATTCGTTCTCCTGATTGGTCTTGCATTATACAACTGGTACTTCGCACGTAGTATCACGCGACCGATCAGCCGTGTCGTTCGGACAGCAGAACAGATTTCGGACGGAGACTTATCGCAGGAATTAGTCGTATCCGGTCGAAAAGATGAGATTGGTCGACTCGAGACAGCGGTTGCGCAGATGCAAGGAACATTGCATGAGGTCATCGGAACGATCAGTCGTTCGTCGAACACGATTCGTCAGATGAGTACGGAAGCGACGACAGAGAACGCGAACATCGTTGAAGTTTCTGGCAACATGACCCATGCGATTAATGAAATGGCGAGTGGTACTCAAACGGTATCGGACGATATTCAGACGACGGTCAGTACGATGTCAGATATGCAACAGCTCTTTGAAGAGAGTGAACAACGTGCACAAACCGCTTATGCAGAAGGACAGGCGGCCGATCACGTGATGGTTCAAAGTAGTTCCGTCATGGAACAGCAAGCACGGTCACTTCGCGCGTCAACAGAACAAAATCGCGAACTCGGTCAGAAACTGGAAGGTTTCTTAGAACAGACGCAACAAATCGAACAAATGGCGCAACTCGTCGCTGGAGTTTCCGCGCAGACGAACTTGTTGTCACTCAATGCGGCCATCGAGGCGGCGCGGGCTGGGGAAGCCGGTCGCGGATTTGCTGTCGTGGCTAGTGAAGTTAAAAAGTTAGCGGATGAGACAAATGAGGCGACGCGCTCAATCTTCTCACTCGTCCGTTCGATTCGCCAAGACGGGGCTGTCTTACAAGAAGCACTCGTCCAAGCGGAGCGGGAGCAGACGAATCAGGTCGAGAACTTTACGCACGTCCAGCAAGCTTTCAGTGAGACACGTCAAAAGGTAGCAAACGTGACGGAAACACTCGATTATGTGACGAAACAACTCGTACATTCGAAACAACAAGCCCGCCATGTCGTTGGTCAAGTCAGTACAGTCAGTGGTGTCATGGAAGAACTTGCAGCTGGAAATGAAGAGATCGCTGCTTCAATGCGTGATCAACAGGCCTCGTTCGAACAGATTCATCAATTGATGCAAGAACTCGAATCGACGACGACGTCGCTTGACAGTCAGACACATCAATTCAAAATTTAA
- the rluF gene encoding 23S rRNA pseudouridine(2604) synthase RluF: protein MRINKFISETGFCSRRAADKLVEAGRVTINGLTAELGSQAEETDVVEIDGQPLQTKPKPVYIVLNKPVGITCTTELDIEGNIIDFVNHPKRIFPIGRLDKDSDGLILLTNDGDIVNRILRAENNHDKEYIVTVDAPITDTFIQGMASGVDILGTTTKECIVEPLETRTFRIILTQGLNRQIRRMCKEFGYRVKRLQRVRIMNIELGDLPIGSWRDLTEEELRELFTTLDGQ from the coding sequence ATGCGAATCAACAAATTCATTAGCGAAACGGGCTTTTGCTCAAGGCGTGCTGCCGATAAATTAGTCGAAGCAGGTCGTGTAACGATCAACGGTCTGACAGCAGAACTCGGCTCGCAAGCTGAAGAGACGGACGTCGTCGAAATCGACGGTCAACCGCTCCAAACGAAGCCAAAACCTGTCTACATCGTCTTAAATAAACCAGTCGGCATCACGTGTACGACAGAGCTTGACATCGAAGGAAACATCATCGATTTCGTCAACCATCCGAAGCGGATTTTCCCGATTGGTCGTCTCGATAAAGATTCAGACGGCTTGATTCTGTTGACGAATGACGGTGATATCGTTAACCGGATCTTACGAGCAGAAAACAATCACGACAAAGAATATATCGTAACCGTCGATGCACCAATTACGGATACGTTCATTCAAGGGATGGCGAGTGGTGTTGACATTCTCGGTACGACAACGAAGGAATGCATCGTTGAACCACTTGAGACACGGACATTCCGGATCATTTTGACGCAAGGGTTAAATCGTCAGATTCGCCGTATGTGTAAAGAGTTCGGCTACCGGGTCAAACGTCTCCAACGCGTCCGGATCATGAACATCGAGCTTGGCGATTTACCAATTGGTTCTTGGCGTGATTTGACAGAAGAGGAATTACGCGAGTTGTTTACGACGCTTGACGGGCAATAA
- a CDS encoding DedA family protein, translating to MGHHWMESYGYIGIMMTLMFPFIPSEVPLAYAGYLVHTAQANLLFMLFLAVVSFVISQNLFFTIGQFGSERLLNRLFKWFRISETKMLQFQTQMETKGRYILLLSPMWRIGFAIGAGLTGVSRWTFTVVTTISFFLWSAIFIWGGKAVGHEWRKLHHLNHPIVWIGLGVLITVGYLIQKKRKAKKEI from the coding sequence ATGGGACACCACTGGATGGAATCATACGGTTATATCGGGATCATGATGACGCTCATGTTTCCATTCATACCGAGCGAAGTACCGCTCGCGTATGCCGGATATCTCGTGCACACCGCACAGGCGAATCTTTTATTCATGTTGTTCCTCGCTGTAGTGAGCTTCGTCATTAGTCAGAACCTCTTCTTTACGATTGGTCAGTTCGGGAGTGAACGGTTATTGAATCGTTTGTTCAAATGGTTTCGGATTTCGGAAACAAAAATGCTTCAGTTTCAGACACAAATGGAGACGAAGGGACGCTATATCCTTCTTCTGTCTCCAATGTGGCGCATCGGATTTGCAATTGGTGCCGGTCTGACTGGTGTTTCACGCTGGACGTTTACCGTCGTGACGACGATTTCCTTTTTCCTTTGGTCAGCGATCTTCATTTGGGGCGGGAAAGCCGTCGGGCATGAATGGCGAAAATTGCACCATCTCAATCATCCAATAGTTTGGATTGGTTTAGGTGTGTTGATTACGGTTGGCTACTTGATTCAAAAAAAGAGAAAAGCAAAAAAAGAGATCTAA
- a CDS encoding BMP family lipoprotein: MKRWSGIILASTLSLAGCGSVIDDPERAVKERKEMAVVLSDVGLGDQSFSDAAMSGMALLREKEGWSIDYRELNETKTYKAAFEALAKKKPTVIVGLGFMGQTDLETVAKKYPKQQFALIDAVSTLPNVLSVTFKEDEGSYLAGAAAGIQTKTNTIGFIGGMKSPLIEKFEKGYIAGAKAVNPKTKVLVEYAEDFAAPEKGRTLANEMMQKKADVLYAAAGLTGSGVLEAAQTKGKKAIGVDSDQTPIAPDAVMTSMLKQVDLAITKIGQDVAAKGLQSGQVVLGVKEGAIQLAPIRNTNFTDGERKKLEQLQQDVLEGKVTIQ, translated from the coding sequence ATGAAACGGTGGAGCGGAATCATACTGGCATCGACACTTAGCCTTGCAGGGTGCGGCAGTGTCATCGATGATCCAGAACGGGCAGTCAAGGAACGAAAGGAAATGGCGGTCGTCTTGTCGGATGTTGGTCTTGGCGATCAATCGTTCAGTGATGCGGCGATGAGCGGCATGGCGTTGTTACGGGAGAAGGAAGGTTGGTCAATCGATTACCGAGAGTTGAACGAAACGAAGACCTATAAAGCAGCATTCGAAGCGTTAGCGAAAAAGAAGCCGACTGTTATCGTCGGACTCGGATTCATGGGGCAGACGGATCTTGAAACGGTTGCAAAAAAATATCCGAAACAACAATTCGCCTTGATTGATGCTGTATCGACGTTACCGAACGTACTCTCGGTTACGTTCAAAGAGGACGAAGGAAGCTATTTAGCGGGTGCGGCTGCAGGGATTCAAACGAAGACGAATACGATTGGTTTCATCGGTGGGATGAAGTCGCCTCTGATCGAGAAGTTTGAAAAGGGATACATAGCTGGCGCTAAAGCGGTCAATCCAAAAACGAAAGTACTCGTCGAATATGCAGAGGACTTTGCAGCGCCCGAAAAGGGACGGACGCTCGCAAACGAAATGATGCAGAAAAAGGCAGACGTATTATACGCAGCTGCTGGATTGACGGGAAGCGGTGTCCTGGAGGCAGCGCAAACGAAAGGAAAAAAAGCGATCGGTGTCGATAGCGACCAAACCCCGATTGCACCTGACGCTGTCATGACGTCAATGCTAAAACAAGTTGATCTTGCGATTACGAAAATCGGACAAGATGTGGCTGCGAAGGGTCTACAGTCCGGACAAGTCGTCCTGGGTGTCAAAGAAGGAGCAATCCAGTTGGCTCCAATCCGAAACACGAACTTTACGGACGGGGAACGAAAAAAATTAGAGCAGTTACAACAAGACGTGCTCGAAGGTAAGGTGACGATCCAATGA
- the mtaB gene encoding tRNA (N(6)-L-threonylcarbamoyladenosine(37)-C(2))-methylthiotransferase MtaB — MATVAFQTLGCKVNHYETEAVWQLFKDAGYARVDFADHADVYVVNTCTVTNTGDKKSRQVIRRAIRQNPDSVICVTGCYAQTSPAEIMAIPGVDVVVGTQDRHKMIGYIEQFREERMPINAVGNIMKAKVYEELDVPAFTDRTRASLKIQEGCNNFCTFCIIPWARGLMRSRQPEDVLKQAQQLVDAGYKEIVLTGIHTGGYGEDLKDYNLAKLLKALESVNGLERLRISSIEASQITDEVLDVLKDSPIVVRHLHVPIQSASDTVLRRMRRKYTMAEFGERITRLKEVLPDCAITSDVIVGFPGETEEEFMETFNFINDHKFSELHVFPYSKRTGTPAAMMDDQVEESIKEERVARLIALSDQLAKEYASKYEGELLEIIPEEFSEEAGGRLVGYTDNYLRVAIEGDESMIGQLVRVKITKAGYPMNDGQFVRIMQTLKDAAV; from the coding sequence ATGGCAACTGTTGCCTTTCAAACGCTTGGCTGTAAAGTCAACCATTACGAAACAGAAGCTGTCTGGCAACTGTTCAAGGACGCTGGCTACGCACGCGTTGATTTTGCTGATCATGCGGACGTGTATGTCGTCAATACATGTACGGTCACGAATACCGGAGATAAGAAAAGTCGCCAAGTCATCCGACGGGCGATTCGCCAAAATCCGGATAGTGTCATCTGCGTAACGGGTTGTTATGCTCAAACGTCTCCTGCTGAGATCATGGCGATTCCTGGCGTCGATGTCGTCGTCGGAACGCAAGATCGGCATAAAATGATTGGATACATCGAACAATTCCGTGAAGAACGCATGCCAATCAATGCGGTCGGAAACATCATGAAAGCCAAAGTCTATGAAGAACTGGATGTACCGGCTTTTACGGACCGGACACGGGCTTCGTTGAAAATTCAAGAAGGTTGTAACAACTTCTGTACGTTCTGTATCATCCCATGGGCACGTGGTCTCATGCGGTCTCGTCAACCAGAAGATGTCTTGAAGCAAGCACAACAGCTCGTTGATGCGGGTTACAAAGAAATCGTCTTGACGGGAATCCACACAGGTGGATACGGAGAAGACTTAAAAGACTACAACTTAGCGAAACTACTTAAAGCACTCGAATCCGTCAACGGACTCGAACGCTTACGGATTTCGTCGATCGAAGCGAGTCAAATCACGGACGAGGTACTCGATGTCCTGAAGGACTCACCGATCGTCGTTCGTCACTTGCACGTTCCGATCCAGTCGGCATCCGATACGGTCCTTCGCCGGATGCGTCGTAAATATACGATGGCGGAATTCGGAGAACGGATCACGCGTCTGAAGGAAGTCCTGCCTGACTGTGCAATCACGTCAGATGTCATCGTTGGTTTCCCAGGCGAGACGGAAGAAGAGTTCATGGAAACGTTCAACTTCATCAATGATCATAAGTTCAGTGAATTGCATGTCTTCCCGTACTCGAAACGGACAGGAACACCGGCTGCGATGATGGACGATCAAGTCGAGGAATCAATCAAAGAAGAACGCGTCGCGCGTTTGATCGCCTTATCGGATCAACTCGCGAAGGAATATGCTTCGAAATATGAGGGAGAACTGCTTGAAATCATTCCGGAAGAATTCTCGGAAGAAGCAGGCGGTCGTCTCGTCGGTTATACGGATAACTATCTACGTGTCGCAATCGAAGGCGATGAGTCGATGATCGGACAACTCGTTCGTGTCAAAATCACGAAAGCGGGTTATCCGATGAACGATGGTCAATTCGTTCGCATCATGCAGACACTTAAAGACGCTGCAGTCTAA
- the rarD gene encoding EamA family transporter RarD produces the protein MNLPGFFATLVAYIIWGLLPLYWKMLANVPSEEILAHRIIWSFLFLLILLSFQKALGKWKAALRDPFTRRLFFLNGLIISLNWFIYIWAVNHQFIVEASLGYYINPLVSIVFGVVFFREKLSRIEWISIVLATIGVLILTIGYGEFPWISIALALSFGFYGVVKKRRPLESTVSLTLETMAPLPLALIFLGYWQVQGTSSMTESVGTTTGLILTGIVTAVPLLLFGFGAQRIPFTWVGFLQFVAPTLSLGLGVLLYHEPFTKTHMVAFTCIWAAAIVFTLNGVWIRKKQLRKVA, from the coding sequence GTGAATCTACCAGGATTCTTTGCGACACTTGTCGCGTATATCATTTGGGGACTCTTACCGCTCTACTGGAAGATGCTCGCCAATGTACCGAGTGAAGAGATACTGGCACACCGGATCATCTGGTCGTTCTTATTTCTACTCATCTTATTGTCGTTTCAAAAAGCACTTGGAAAATGGAAGGCGGCGTTACGCGATCCGTTCACGCGCCGACTCTTTTTCTTAAACGGACTGATCATCAGTCTGAACTGGTTCATCTATATCTGGGCCGTCAATCATCAATTCATTGTCGAAGCGTCGCTTGGTTATTACATCAATCCGCTTGTCAGCATCGTCTTCGGTGTCGTATTCTTTCGTGAAAAGCTCTCACGGATCGAATGGATCTCGATTGTTCTTGCGACAATCGGTGTCCTGATTTTGACGATTGGCTACGGCGAGTTTCCATGGATTTCGATCGCGCTTGCCTTAAGCTTCGGCTTTTACGGCGTCGTCAAAAAGCGACGACCGCTCGAATCAACGGTCAGTCTGACGCTCGAGACGATGGCGCCGCTTCCGCTTGCTTTGATTTTCCTCGGCTATTGGCAAGTACAAGGGACGTCTTCGATGACCGAATCTGTCGGTACAACGACCGGACTCATCTTGACCGGGATTGTCACCGCTGTTCCACTTTTGTTATTCGGATTCGGGGCACAACGGATTCCGTTCACATGGGTCGGATTCCTCCAATTCGTCGCACCAACCTTGTCGCTTGGACTCGGTGTATTGCTGTATCACGAACCATTTACTAAAACGCACATGGTGGCGTTTACATGTATTTGGGCAGCAGCGATCGTCTTTACGCTCAATGGTGTCTGGATTCGAAAAAAACAGCTCCGAAAAGTCGCTTAA